In [Limnothrix rosea] IAM M-220, a single window of DNA contains:
- the lpxC gene encoding UDP-3-O-acyl-N-acetylglucosamine deacetylase — translation MATTLKTTVVCSGVGLHSGKETTVKLMPCDRLKGRYFVRTDLVGEPEIAACIEIVGQTMLSTELGNGEVTVRTTEHLLAALTGLGIDHARIEISGAELPLLDGSAKEWVAAIASAGVHILDTDPKPAKSIPAPIWIREGDMFVAALPSEEVRFSYGIDFPYKPIGNQWHSWAPTKEPFEQAIAPARTFGFADQIEQLKKAGLIQGGSLDNALVCDHEKWLNPPLRFDNEPARHKLLDLIGDLSLLGRIPTAHYLAYKASHKLHTQLAKQIAAL, via the coding sequence ATGGCAACTACTCTTAAAACGACGGTGGTCTGTTCTGGTGTCGGCTTACATTCTGGGAAGGAAACGACGGTAAAGCTGATGCCCTGCGATCGCCTCAAGGGTCGTTATTTTGTGCGTACAGACCTCGTTGGTGAACCGGAAATTGCTGCCTGTATAGAGATTGTCGGCCAAACAATGCTTTCCACAGAGCTCGGTAATGGCGAAGTCACGGTGCGAACAACGGAGCATCTATTAGCTGCCCTAACGGGTTTAGGGATTGACCACGCACGTATAGAAATTTCGGGGGCAGAATTACCTTTATTAGACGGCTCTGCAAAGGAATGGGTCGCGGCGATCGCCTCGGCAGGTGTCCATATATTAGATACGGATCCTAAGCCAGCTAAATCTATCCCAGCACCCATCTGGATACGCGAAGGAGATATGTTTGTGGCAGCGCTCCCCTCAGAGGAGGTGCGGTTTAGCTATGGTATTGATTTTCCCTACAAACCTATCGGTAATCAGTGGCATAGTTGGGCCCCAACAAAAGAACCGTTCGAACAGGCGATCGCCCCTGCCCGCACCTTCGGCTTTGCCGATCAAATCGAGCAGCTAAAAAAAGCGGGATTGATCCAAGGGGGGAGTTTAGATAATGCCCTAGTTTGCGATCACGAAAAATGGCTTAATCCACCTCTACGCTTTGACAATGAGCCTGCCCGCCATAAATTACTAGATCTAATTGGTGACTTAAGCTTGTTAGGAAGAATTCCAACGGCTCACTACCTTGCCTACAAAGCTAGCCATAAACTACATACCCAGCTTGCAAAACAAATTGCGGCGCTTTAA